In Sphaeramia orbicularis chromosome 5, fSphaOr1.1, whole genome shotgun sequence, a genomic segment contains:
- the faim2b gene encoding fas apoptotic inhibitory molecule 2b has protein sequence MKKEKQGNNDNEPPTYQEATAGYEDMEAQFAWDDKVIRQTFIRKVYAILMVQLLVTVGIISLFTFCAPVRYYIQTHPGLYMASYLMFFATYIALSCCGDLRRQFPWNIILLVLFTLSMAFMMGFVSSFYNTKSVVLCVGITALVCLSVTIFSFQTKIDVTSCQGVLFSLCIVMLLCAITISIVVPFGYVPWLHATYAVGGAILFTLFLAFDTQMLLGNKRYTISPEEYIFATLAIYLDIIYLFSFLLQITGGGRD, from the exons ATGAAAAAGGAAAAG CAGGGCAACAACGACAATGAACCCCCCACTTACCAAGAGGCCACAGCAG GCTATGAGGACATGGAGGCCCAGTTCGCCTGGGACGACAAGGTCATCAGGCAGACTTTCATCAGGAAG GTCTACGCCATTCTCATGGTTCAGCTCTTGGTGACTGTAGGAATTATATCCCTTTTTACATTTTG TGCACCTGTCAGGTATTATATTCAGACTCACCCTGGATTGTACATGGCATCTTA TCTCATGTTCTTTGCCACCTACATTGCACTTTCCTGCTGTGGAGACCTGAG GAGGCAGTTTCCCTGGAACATAATTCTGTTAGTTCTCTTT ACTTTGAGCATGGCCTTCATGATGGGATTTGTATCAAG CTTTTACAACACTAAgtctgtggttctctgtgtgggaATCACAGCTCTGGTGTGTCTTTCTGTCACCATCTTCAGCTTCCAGACTAAG ATTGATGTTACGTCCTGTCAGGGTGTGCTGTTCTCTTTGTGTATAGTCATGCTTCTTTGTGCCATCACCATCTCCATTGTCGTCCCTTTCGGATAT GTCCCATGGTTACATGCCACTTACGCTGTAGGAGGAGCCATTCTCTTCACTCTG TTCTTGGCGTTCGACACTCAAATGCTGTTAGGAAATAAGCGCTACACTATAAGTCCAGAGGAATATATTTTCGCCACACTTGCCATCTACCTGGACATCATCTACCTGTTCAGCTTCCTGCTACAAATAACAGGAGGCGGCCGAGACTGA